From one Methylomonas paludis genomic stretch:
- a CDS encoding competence/damage-inducible protein A: MKLVAEIFSQGEELVGGQIVDTNAAWLSGQLLELGFRVSRHTAVGDDLAALTALFSEIAGRADCCICTGGLGPTLDDLTAEAVSLATGLSLEFDLQAWEQIQSYFGCRSRPTPASNRKQALLPATALRIDNPVGTAPGFALCYQRCWFVFLPGVPAEMQAMYLTSIKPLLMARFVLEPDCLVTFKSIGIGESAIQQALHDLQLPAEVQLGFRAGINEVQTKLLFPAGFAEPVKQALIAQTAALIGDYVFAIDGVDGIQGDLLDVIDRQMQHHRYSLAVLETLTQGLLSSQCLGKSWLRSADIAVDLPRLVEKWQIVLDAEHLEAAATELAGMMHRCYHTDLVLVQLYVGPENHFQDRRQAVVLYNALYDGETVMTAQHRVAGTPQQKQNQATQLTLDLLRRFLQNRCP, from the coding sequence ATGAAGCTGGTCGCGGAGATTTTTTCCCAGGGTGAGGAACTGGTGGGTGGCCAGATTGTGGACACCAATGCGGCCTGGTTATCCGGGCAATTGCTGGAGCTGGGTTTTCGGGTTAGCCGCCATACCGCAGTGGGTGATGATCTGGCGGCCTTAACTGCCTTGTTCAGCGAAATTGCCGGTCGGGCCGATTGTTGTATCTGCACCGGCGGCCTGGGGCCGACTCTGGATGATTTAACTGCCGAGGCTGTAAGTTTGGCTACCGGCCTGAGCCTGGAGTTTGACTTACAGGCCTGGGAACAGATACAGAGTTATTTTGGCTGCCGTTCCCGCCCTACCCCGGCATCGAATCGTAAACAGGCGTTATTACCGGCCACTGCGCTACGAATTGATAATCCGGTGGGGACGGCGCCGGGCTTTGCCCTGTGTTATCAACGCTGCTGGTTTGTGTTTTTACCGGGTGTGCCGGCAGAAATGCAAGCCATGTACTTAACGAGTATTAAGCCCTTATTAATGGCGCGTTTTGTCCTGGAGCCGGATTGTCTGGTGACATTTAAAAGCATAGGCATAGGCGAATCGGCGATACAGCAGGCATTACATGATTTGCAATTGCCGGCAGAGGTGCAGTTAGGCTTTCGGGCCGGCATTAATGAAGTGCAGACCAAATTACTGTTCCCTGCTGGATTTGCCGAGCCGGTAAAGCAGGCGCTGATCGCCCAAACAGCAGCATTGATCGGCGATTATGTGTTTGCGATTGACGGTGTGGATGGCATACAGGGTGATTTGCTGGATGTAATAGACCGGCAAATGCAGCATCACCGCTATAGTCTGGCCGTACTGGAAACCCTGACTCAAGGATTGCTGAGCAGTCAATGTCTGGGCAAGTCCTGGTTGCGAAGCGCCGATATTGCGGTGGATCTGCCCCGCCTGGTGGAAAAATGGCAAATTGTGCTGGATGCCGAGCATTTAGAGGCAGCAGCAACCGAGCTGGCCGGGATGATGCACCGCTGTTATCACACCGATTTGGTTCTGGTACAGCTGTATGTCGGCCCCGAAAACCACTTCCAGGACCGCCGACAGGCGGTTGTCCTTTATAATGCCCTATATGATGGCGAAACTGTGATGACCGCCCAACATCGGGTGGCCGGTACGCCGCAGCAAAAACAAAATCAAGCCACCCAGTTAACACTGGATTTACTCAGACGCTTTTTACAAAACAGATGCCCTTAA
- a CDS encoding AEC family transporter — translation MQTTLLQMTALIMCGALWGVTEPGGLSAQQTRLVLTSVVYYFFLPAMVVEVLWHAEIGWQSMQYSALGTLCIILGIALSWLIARLCRFSHPKTGAVILAAAFPNVTYLGLPVLEQTFGSWARSVVIQIDLFATAPVVYTLGIMLAKYFGEVDSREKPMSVLAFLGAPPFLAAILAVALNLAQVPVPEWLEGLLQKCSAAVAPLMIFSLGMALSWRAVRWRNLPYIMPVLLVKLLLQPLAAMYLAAFMTVSAEQKAAAVLDIAMPSMILGIVLCDRYKLDSSLYATAVTLGTALSLVSLPIWYRLL, via the coding sequence ATGCAGACCACCTTATTACAGATGACCGCGCTGATTATGTGCGGGGCGTTATGGGGAGTCACTGAGCCGGGCGGATTGTCTGCCCAGCAGACCCGGCTGGTGCTGACTTCGGTCGTGTATTATTTTTTTCTGCCGGCGATGGTCGTGGAAGTCTTGTGGCACGCCGAGATTGGTTGGCAGTCTATGCAATACAGTGCCTTGGGTACGCTGTGCATCATTTTAGGCATCGCCTTGAGCTGGCTGATTGCCCGCTTGTGCCGGTTTAGTCATCCCAAAACCGGGGCGGTGATTCTGGCAGCGGCGTTTCCGAATGTGACTTATCTGGGCTTGCCGGTACTGGAACAAACTTTCGGCAGTTGGGCGCGTTCGGTGGTTATTCAGATTGATCTGTTTGCAACCGCACCGGTGGTATATACCCTGGGGATCATGCTGGCCAAGTATTTCGGCGAAGTGGATAGCCGGGAAAAACCCATGTCGGTACTGGCGTTTTTAGGCGCGCCACCGTTTTTGGCAGCCATATTGGCGGTAGCATTAAATCTGGCCCAAGTACCGGTACCGGAGTGGCTGGAAGGCTTGTTGCAGAAATGTTCGGCGGCGGTGGCGCCCCTAATGATTTTTTCTTTGGGTATGGCTTTAAGCTGGCGGGCGGTACGCTGGCGTAATTTGCCCTACATCATGCCGGTATTGCTGGTGAAATTACTGCTGCAGCCGCTGGCAGCCATGTATCTAGCCGCTTTTATGACGGTAAGCGCAGAGCAGAAAGCCGCAGCAGTGCTGGATATCGCCATGCCCAGTATGATTTTGGGCATAGTCTTATGCGACCGTTATAAACTGGACAGCTCTTTATATGCCACGGCGGTGACGCTGGGCACCGCTTTGAGTCTGGTTAGTCTGCCGATCTGGTACCGCTTGTTATGA
- a CDS encoding (5-formylfuran-3-yl)methyl phosphate synthase: MSYMLASVNSLAEALLVEQFEVDIIDLKQPARGALGALAAATVKQIVSHLPSGTLVSATIGDLPMLPAVLAAATLEMAQTGVDYVKIGFFPDGDWPACINALSVAANQGHQLVAVLFADTRPDFGVIALLAAAGFRGVMLDTMDKQLGSLPQIVSAAELAEFVYLSKQAGLLCGLAGSLKLADISELLPLQADYLGFRGGLCHQSCRTAELDTSRIAAIKALLAEPVRSELCG; this comes from the coding sequence ATGAGTTATATGCTGGCGAGTGTCAACAGCCTGGCGGAAGCCTTACTGGTTGAGCAATTTGAAGTGGATATTATTGACCTTAAACAACCGGCACGCGGTGCACTGGGGGCTTTAGCCGCTGCAACAGTCAAGCAGATCGTCAGCCATTTACCGTCCGGAACCTTGGTGAGTGCCACTATAGGGGATTTACCCATGCTGCCGGCAGTGTTGGCAGCAGCGACACTGGAGATGGCGCAAACCGGGGTGGATTATGTAAAAATCGGTTTTTTTCCGGACGGCGACTGGCCGGCCTGTATTAACGCATTAAGTGTGGCCGCTAACCAGGGTCATCAATTGGTGGCGGTGCTGTTTGCCGATACCAGACCGGATTTTGGAGTGATTGCTTTGCTGGCCGCAGCGGGGTTCCGGGGGGTGATGCTGGATACCATGGATAAGCAGTTAGGCAGTTTGCCGCAAATCGTATCGGCTGCGGAATTAGCGGAATTTGTATATTTAAGTAAACAGGCCGGCTTATTGTGTGGTTTGGCCGGATCCTTAAAATTGGCGGATATCAGTGAATTATTGCCACTCCAGGCCGATTATCTGGGTTTTAGAGGTGGTTTATGTCATCAGTCCTGCCGTACCGCAGAACTGGATACCAGTCGAATAGCTGCGATCAAAGCCTTGTTGGCCGAGCCGGTTCGCAGCGAATTGTGCGGATAG
- a CDS encoding DUF447 domain-containing protein has product MIQETIVTTINAQGMAHIAPMGVHVVQNQFVILPFKPAQTLSNLLETKTAVINYCDDVRVFAGCLTGRRDWPLRAAEQLSGWYLADALAHAELVLERVEDDEVRPKLFCRAIHTANHKPFQGFNRGQYAVLEAAILVSRLGRLPWEKIVSELDYLRIGLEKTAGDREWQAWGWLIELIEQHRPAEVQP; this is encoded by the coding sequence ATGATCCAAGAAACCATAGTCACCACTATTAACGCCCAAGGCATGGCGCATATCGCACCTATGGGGGTACATGTGGTACAGAATCAGTTTGTGATTTTGCCTTTTAAGCCGGCTCAAACCCTGTCCAATTTGCTGGAAACTAAAACTGCCGTGATTAATTATTGTGATGATGTGCGGGTTTTTGCCGGTTGTCTGACCGGACGGCGCGATTGGCCCTTACGGGCGGCTGAGCAGCTGAGTGGCTGGTATCTGGCTGATGCCTTGGCGCATGCCGAACTGGTGCTGGAACGAGTTGAAGATGATGAAGTACGGCCAAAATTGTTTTGCCGGGCCATACATACAGCTAATCACAAGCCGTTTCAAGGCTTTAATCGTGGGCAATATGCGGTGTTGGAGGCGGCTATACTAGTAAGCAGACTGGGGCGCTTACCCTGGGAGAAAATAGTCAGTGAACTGGATTATTTGCGTATTGGCTTGGAGAAAACCGCTGGCGATCGGGAATGGCAAGCCTGGGGTTGGCTAATTGAGTTGATAGAGCAACACCGGCCGGCCGAGGTTCAACCATGA
- a CDS encoding AAA family ATPase: MRILNIYFKNINSLGGEGRVNFDQGALAESGVFAITGPNGSGKTSILDVITLGLYGETYRFHKPAEHIITKHSDESLAQVEFAFDGDKYRSTWQVSRTDIDHPSMALTLLDGNGETALLAESPVLVRKRLQELTGLDFHKFSKSIVLPQGDFAAFLNALDSERMDILEKISGANIYQDYQAQIENQHAKLSRTVAELEQEVELIPLLTVEALEATEQDLHDFNELSSELNVELENLQEQLQNLQVIDDLQRRNVRLTEQQQLVQHQLDQLQADLQRIATAPNPEMFKDYLQLLKKMQEEVALSRSYIENYRRELSLLQQQLPANTGTGAPVSLDNAAERNFEQQKLVVDNLTLKLSEIKLELPRETELAQAIMYQLHEKQAMLSEVDAWLQEHQAEAVLVQDFPDVVQLRNVRNTCLELEGQQKTQAAWSKKTQAGIKKTKADLQAGQNRITELNQLITTNEASLMAITQGKTLAELQELLLDQQSRVKQFLELVDIAAVYVRLSDKKPGLSWFGGAKTETPADPGELQVRVDGLKLEIGREENIGKALELAIANETLLKKLNAYRDKLVDGKPCQLCGSVQHPYVLRPPVQTDSKKALTDQRSKILVLRTTLDSVQKQLAAAQKQNTNLTAKQKFLLDKRNEWVVLTNRLAIAFAGLEIHDVAAQKQLLGGEIVEQDKIKALVEEYTQLQRDNAKAKNEIAVKQAELGSLRLAAEQLEASWAERAPELAELEQRYQASVNQEKVLIARLEPQLAKLGEKLPAKGKEDAVYDRLNSRRQDYQIRELRQNGLREELAVLQSKLQLCQAGIGKYQQQQAAVMDDLQREKSLGLHLAILEKQKLLLEQERQWQERQEALSSMELVIAGKISEYGLTDLAALHDLLALLEREPQLLHKQHELLAKSAQLDTDLAQLAAELQIRLETLDATASSADLQAMHKLISEKVDIAKQEIRSLQNILTKQQQYRKKYAAIQTELDKQQQLWSASQLQLDELHAEPGNLRRKTQQLLIDQLLAHANRVLEKINGRYSIRGAISDHGLALEIEDAKQNKVRRLPKTLSGGESFVVSLALALALADVANQGKAIESLFLDEGFGNLDAESLYLALNTLEGLKLQGKTVGVISHVEGVKKRIKTQIELIKNANGLSIVKLVA; the protein is encoded by the coding sequence ATGCGCATTCTCAATATTTATTTCAAGAATATCAACTCATTAGGCGGTGAGGGCCGGGTCAATTTTGATCAGGGCGCTTTGGCGGAGAGTGGGGTGTTTGCCATTACCGGGCCGAACGGTTCCGGGAAAACCAGTATTCTTGATGTGATTACGCTGGGCCTGTATGGCGAAACTTATCGATTTCATAAGCCGGCTGAACATATTATCACCAAGCATAGCGATGAAAGTCTGGCTCAAGTGGAGTTTGCTTTTGATGGCGATAAGTATCGTTCCACCTGGCAGGTTAGCCGCACAGATATAGACCATCCAAGTATGGCGCTGACTCTGCTGGATGGCAATGGCGAAACTGCTTTGTTGGCCGAATCCCCGGTGCTGGTGCGTAAACGCCTGCAAGAGCTGACCGGCCTGGATTTTCATAAATTTTCCAAATCAATAGTGTTGCCGCAAGGGGATTTTGCGGCTTTTCTGAATGCGCTGGACAGTGAGCGTATGGATATTCTGGAAAAAATCAGTGGTGCCAATATTTATCAGGACTATCAAGCTCAAATTGAAAATCAGCATGCCAAATTGAGCCGTACAGTGGCAGAACTGGAACAGGAGGTTGAGTTAATTCCCTTGCTGACTGTGGAAGCTTTGGAAGCAACTGAGCAGGATTTACATGATTTCAATGAGTTGTCATCTGAACTTAATGTAGAGCTGGAGAATCTTCAGGAGCAATTGCAGAATTTGCAGGTCATTGATGATCTGCAGCGGCGTAATGTCCGGCTTACCGAGCAGCAACAGTTAGTCCAGCACCAACTGGATCAGTTGCAAGCCGATTTGCAGCGGATTGCCACCGCACCTAACCCGGAAATGTTTAAAGATTACCTGCAACTACTTAAGAAGATGCAGGAAGAAGTAGCTTTAAGTCGCAGTTATATAGAAAATTATCGGCGTGAGCTGAGTCTGTTGCAACAGCAGTTACCGGCGAATACCGGCACTGGTGCCCCGGTAAGCCTGGATAATGCCGCTGAGCGGAATTTTGAGCAGCAAAAACTGGTGGTGGATAATTTAACCCTGAAATTAAGCGAAATTAAGCTGGAACTGCCCAGAGAAACCGAGCTGGCTCAGGCGATTATGTATCAGTTGCATGAGAAGCAAGCCATGCTGAGTGAAGTAGACGCCTGGTTGCAGGAACATCAGGCTGAGGCAGTACTGGTACAAGATTTTCCTGATGTCGTGCAATTACGTAATGTGCGCAATACCTGTCTGGAATTGGAGGGTCAGCAAAAAACTCAAGCAGCCTGGTCGAAAAAGACCCAGGCCGGTATCAAAAAAACCAAGGCCGATTTGCAGGCTGGGCAAAATCGCATTACCGAGTTAAATCAGCTGATCACCACCAATGAAGCTAGTCTGATGGCAATTACTCAGGGTAAAACTTTGGCTGAGTTACAGGAATTATTGCTTGATCAGCAAAGCCGGGTTAAGCAGTTTCTGGAACTAGTGGATATTGCCGCTGTTTATGTGCGCCTGAGTGATAAAAAGCCGGGTTTAAGCTGGTTTGGCGGTGCCAAAACTGAAACGCCGGCTGATCCTGGGGAATTACAGGTGCGTGTGGATGGCTTGAAACTGGAGATAGGTCGCGAGGAAAACATAGGTAAAGCCCTGGAGCTGGCTATTGCCAATGAAACGCTGTTAAAAAAGCTCAATGCTTACCGGGATAAACTGGTGGACGGCAAGCCCTGCCAATTGTGTGGGTCTGTACAGCACCCTTATGTTTTGCGGCCCCCTGTTCAGACTGATTCTAAAAAAGCCTTGACCGATCAGCGCAGCAAAATTCTGGTGTTGCGGACCACACTGGACAGTGTGCAAAAACAATTGGCTGCAGCGCAGAAGCAAAACACCAATTTAACGGCCAAGCAAAAATTTTTGCTGGACAAACGTAATGAATGGGTGGTGTTGACCAACCGCTTGGCTATTGCCTTTGCCGGTCTTGAAATTCATGATGTGGCAGCGCAAAAACAGTTACTGGGTGGCGAAATTGTCGAACAGGATAAGATCAAAGCCTTGGTGGAAGAATATACCCAGCTACAACGTGATAATGCCAAAGCCAAAAATGAAATTGCTGTGAAGCAAGCCGAACTGGGCAGTTTACGTTTGGCTGCCGAACAGTTGGAGGCCAGTTGGGCGGAACGGGCGCCGGAGCTGGCCGAGCTGGAACAGCGTTATCAGGCTAGTGTGAATCAGGAAAAAGTCCTGATTGCCCGTCTGGAACCACAATTAGCCAAATTGGGCGAAAAATTGCCGGCCAAAGGTAAAGAAGATGCGGTCTATGACCGATTGAACAGTCGACGCCAGGATTATCAAATCAGAGAATTACGTCAAAATGGTTTGCGCGAGGAATTGGCTGTTTTGCAAAGCAAGTTGCAGCTTTGCCAAGCCGGCATCGGCAAATATCAGCAGCAGCAAGCAGCGGTAATGGATGATTTGCAGCGGGAAAAATCGCTGGGCTTGCATTTGGCCATTTTAGAGAAGCAAAAACTGCTGCTTGAACAGGAACGCCAATGGCAAGAACGTCAGGAAGCGCTGAGCAGTATGGAATTGGTGATTGCCGGTAAGATTAGCGAATATGGCTTGACCGACCTGGCCGCCCTGCATGATTTGTTGGCCTTGCTGGAGCGTGAGCCGCAATTGCTGCATAAACAGCATGAACTATTGGCTAAATCCGCCCAGTTGGATACAGATTTAGCTCAGCTTGCCGCTGAGTTGCAAATCAGACTGGAAACGCTAGATGCAACAGCGAGCAGTGCTGACTTACAGGCTATGCATAAGCTGATTAGTGAAAAAGTGGATATTGCCAAGCAGGAAATCCGCTCTTTGCAGAATATTTTGACCAAACAGCAGCAATACCGGAAAAAGTATGCTGCTATTCAGACTGAACTGGACAAACAACAGCAGCTTTGGTCGGCATCACAATTGCAACTCGATGAATTGCATGCCGAGCCCGGTAATTTACGCCGTAAAACCCAGCAATTATTGATCGATCAATTATTGGCTCATGCCAATCGGGTGCTGGAAAAAATCAATGGCCGCTACTCAATACGTGGCGCTATTAGTGATCATGGGCTGGCGCTGGAAATTGAAGATGCCAAGCAAAACAAAGTGCGCAGATTACCAAAAACCTTGTCAGGCGGAGAAAGTTTTGTAGTAAGTCTGGCGCTGGCCTTGGCCCTGGCAGATGTCGCCAATCAAGGTAAAGCAATAGAGTCGCTGTTTTTGGATGAAGGTTTTGGCAATTTGGATGCGGAATCTTTGTATCTGGCTTTAAACACGCTGGAAGGTTTGAAATTGCAGGGCAAAACTGTCGGGGTGATTTCGCATGTAGAAGGCGTAAAAAAACGCATTAAAACCCAGATTGAGTTGATTAAAAATGCCAATGGCTTAAGTATTGTCAAGCTGGTGGCTTAA
- the rpoS gene encoding RNA polymerase sigma factor RpoS: protein MIEDVLDVINSTEADELDITEIETILVPAPEMGEDSETAGSSYDVTHCYLNELSKSKLLSVEEEKHYGKLALNGDQHARKIMIESNLRLVVTIARKYQYRGLPLLDLIEEGNLGLIRAVEKFDPDRGFRFSTYATWWIRQTIERALMNQTRTIRLPIHVVKELNIYLKAQRQLAQQLDHEPTLDEIARHVDKPLGTVSKMLRLNESISSVDSGWTADDDKSLLETIAEDSSRAPTEVWQQYTIQANITDWIDQLNPKQRDVICRRFGVCGFESATLEEIAAELDLTREGVRQIQISALKQLKVILESNGYSAAAIFY from the coding sequence ATGATCGAAGACGTATTGGATGTAATAAACTCAACAGAAGCCGATGAATTGGACATCACTGAAATCGAAACGATATTAGTACCAGCCCCCGAAATGGGCGAGGACAGTGAAACAGCCGGCTCCAGCTATGATGTAACGCATTGTTATTTAAATGAATTAAGCAAATCCAAACTGCTAAGCGTAGAAGAAGAAAAGCACTACGGCAAATTGGCACTTAATGGTGACCAGCATGCCCGAAAAATCATGATAGAAAGCAATTTGCGTCTGGTGGTTACCATTGCCCGCAAATATCAATATCGTGGCCTGCCTTTGCTGGATTTGATAGAAGAGGGTAATCTGGGACTAATCCGCGCAGTCGAAAAATTTGATCCTGATCGCGGTTTCCGTTTTTCCACCTACGCCACCTGGTGGATCAGACAAACCATAGAACGGGCTTTGATGAATCAGACCCGCACCATCCGTTTGCCGATACATGTGGTCAAAGAATTGAATATTTACCTGAAAGCCCAGCGCCAATTGGCCCAACAGCTTGACCATGAACCAACCTTGGATGAAATTGCCCGGCATGTCGATAAGCCCCTCGGCACCGTCAGTAAAATGCTCAGACTCAATGAAAGCATCAGCTCAGTCGATTCCGGCTGGACAGCCGATGATGATAAATCGTTGTTAGAGACTATCGCCGAAGATAGCAGCCGCGCACCAACTGAAGTTTGGCAACAGTACACTATCCAAGCCAATATTACTGATTGGATTGACCAACTCAACCCCAAACAGCGCGATGTGATTTGCCGACGTTTTGGGGTATGCGGATTTGAAAGCGCCACCTTGGAAGAAATAGCCGCCGAATTGGATTTAACCAGGGAAGGCGTCCGGCAAATCCAAATCAGTGCCTTAAAACAGTTGAAAGTGATTTTGGAAAGCAATGGCTATTCAGCCGCAGCGATTTTTTATTAA
- the grxD gene encoding Grx4 family monothiol glutaredoxin, whose protein sequence is MSAIEKIQDQLSRNNVVLYMKGTPDFPQCGFSGRVVQLLQASNARYAYVNILEDAELRETLKQYSNWPTYPQLYVKGELIGGCDIISDLYSKGELQALVAAETV, encoded by the coding sequence ATGAGTGCTATAGAAAAAATTCAAGATCAACTGAGTCGCAATAACGTGGTGTTATACATGAAAGGCACCCCGGACTTCCCTCAATGCGGCTTCTCCGGTCGGGTAGTGCAACTGTTACAAGCCAGCAATGCCAGATACGCTTATGTCAACATCCTGGAAGATGCCGAATTGCGTGAAACCTTAAAGCAGTATTCCAACTGGCCGACTTACCCACAACTTTACGTTAAAGGCGAACTGATCGGCGGTTGCGACATCATCTCCGATTTGTACAGCAAAGGCGAATTACAAGCCCTGGTTGCTGCTGAAACCGTTTAA
- the rnt gene encoding ribonuclease T, whose amino-acid sequence MEISPNPLANRFRGYLPVIVDIETAGFNAKKNPLLEIAAIIVEADADGLLHITEKHHCNIIPFKNSELDEAALKFTGIDPYQPFRMAVEEKEALNRLFTPIKAAVKRNECKRAILVGHNPAFDINFLNAAIERTQHKRSPFHPFSSFDTATLGGMVYGQTVLAKIAEAAGLEWDNSRAHSALYDAEQTAVLFCMMINRWKKLSELAEIK is encoded by the coding sequence ATGGAAATCAGTCCGAACCCTTTAGCCAACCGCTTTAGAGGCTATTTGCCGGTTATTGTCGATATTGAAACCGCCGGCTTTAATGCCAAAAAAAATCCACTGTTGGAGATTGCCGCCATTATCGTCGAGGCTGACGCTGATGGCCTGTTACACATCACGGAAAAACATCATTGCAATATTATACCGTTTAAAAATTCGGAACTTGATGAAGCAGCGCTTAAATTTACCGGCATTGATCCTTACCAGCCTTTTCGGATGGCTGTGGAGGAAAAAGAAGCGTTAAACCGGTTGTTTACCCCAATCAAAGCCGCAGTTAAACGCAACGAATGCAAACGGGCGATTCTGGTGGGTCATAATCCGGCATTTGATATTAATTTTTTAAATGCCGCTATAGAGCGTACCCAGCATAAACGCAGCCCATTTCATCCTTTCAGCAGCTTTGATACCGCTACTTTGGGTGGCATGGTCTATGGTCAGACCGTGCTGGCCAAAATTGCCGAAGCAGCCGGACTGGAGTGGGATAACAGCCGAGCCCATTCTGCCCTATACGATGCCGAGCAAACAGCGGTATTATTTTGTATGATGATAAATCGCTGGAAAAAACTTAGCGAACTGGCTGAAATCAAATAA
- a CDS encoding MlaA family lipoprotein, with protein sequence MQYNKNNIPKALLLIGMLTVLGGCATTKGSDPKDPWQGWNRGAQTFNDNLDDYVMKPVAKGYDWLLPGFAHHAVTNFFSNLDDIAVAANDALQGKFSQSGEDSARLLVNTTLGLGGLIDVGSRLDLPKHLEDFDQTLGVWGVDTGPYLVLPFLGPSSARGVTGILADAALNPISYTGIYFGNDSTMAWIVSGGLGGLKAIDTRANNLAAGNVVSEAALDRYEFFKNAYLARRNYLVHDGNVPDEDVLKFNEDKGKNLGPISPY encoded by the coding sequence ATGCAATATAACAAAAATAATATACCCAAGGCTTTACTGCTGATAGGGATGCTGACAGTACTAGGTGGTTGCGCTACCACCAAGGGCAGCGACCCCAAAGATCCTTGGCAGGGCTGGAACCGTGGCGCTCAAACTTTCAATGACAATTTAGACGATTATGTCATGAAACCGGTTGCCAAAGGCTATGATTGGTTGTTGCCAGGATTTGCCCATCATGCGGTTACCAATTTCTTCAGCAATCTGGATGACATCGCTGTTGCCGCCAACGATGCCTTGCAAGGCAAGTTCAGCCAGTCTGGTGAGGATAGTGCTCGTCTGCTGGTCAATACCACTTTAGGCCTGGGTGGATTGATTGATGTCGGCAGCCGTTTGGATCTACCCAAGCACCTTGAAGATTTTGACCAAACCCTGGGCGTATGGGGAGTCGACACCGGCCCTTATCTGGTATTGCCGTTCCTTGGCCCCAGTTCGGCTCGCGGCGTAACCGGCATACTGGCCGATGCCGCCTTAAACCCCATCAGCTATACCGGTATTTATTTTGGTAACGATAGCACTATGGCCTGGATTGTTTCTGGAGGACTGGGTGGTTTAAAAGCCATCGACACCCGCGCCAACAATCTGGCAGCCGGCAACGTGGTGAGCGAAGCCGCCCTCGACCGTTACGAATTCTTCAAAAACGCCTATCTGGCCCGGCGGAATTATCTGGTACATGATGGTAATGTTCCGGATGAAGACGTGCTGAAATTTAATGAAGATAAAGGCAAAAACTTAGGTCCGATTAGTCCATATTAA